A single genomic interval of Gloeocapsa sp. PCC 73106 harbors:
- a CDS encoding nitrate ABC transporter ATP-binding protein (This model describes the ATP binding subunits of ATP-binding cassette (ABC) transporters for nitrate transport, or for bicarbonate transport, in bacteria and archaea.) yields the protein MNTQTKPAVNQSDFLVIDKVTKSYETPEGVHQVLDEINLSISPGKFICVIGHSGCGKSTLLNMVAGFTQPTTGEVRLQGKKVEKPGSDRMMVFQNYSLLPWKTAYDNVYLGVNSVYPDKSPQEKAAIVEEHLAMVGLTEASQKKPAQLSGGMKQRVAIARALAIRPQVLILDEPFGALDAITKEELQDELLKIWQEHKLTVLMITHDIDEALYLCDHLLMMTNGPSAKVGEFLDIPFERPRIRSRMIEDPRYYELRNYALDFLYHRFAHSEDPTDDTGSEKIPNRSFLKIAAAIGAIGVTALIGLGLVNSIVRSPLNSNPNPALEAPGN from the coding sequence CTAGACGAAATTAATCTGAGTATCTCACCCGGTAAATTTATCTGCGTGATTGGTCACTCTGGTTGTGGTAAATCAACTCTGCTCAACATGGTAGCGGGTTTCACCCAACCAACCACCGGAGAGGTCCGTTTACAAGGTAAAAAAGTAGAAAAACCGGGAAGCGATCGCATGATGGTGTTCCAAAATTACTCTCTTTTGCCTTGGAAAACAGCCTATGATAACGTTTATCTGGGAGTGAATTCCGTTTACCCCGATAAATCCCCTCAGGAAAAAGCAGCTATAGTCGAAGAACATCTAGCCATGGTGGGATTGACCGAAGCATCACAGAAAAAACCCGCCCAACTCTCAGGAGGAATGAAACAAAGAGTAGCTATTGCTAGGGCTTTAGCGATACGTCCCCAAGTGTTAATTTTAGATGAACCCTTCGGCGCTTTAGATGCGATTACTAAAGAAGAGTTACAGGACGAATTGCTCAAAATATGGCAGGAACATAAGCTAACCGTCTTAATGATCACCCATGATATCGATGAAGCTTTGTATCTGTGCGATCATCTTCTGATGATGACCAATGGTCCTTCTGCTAAAGTCGGTGAATTTCTAGATATCCCTTTTGAGCGTCCCAGGATTCGCTCTCGCATGATCGAAGATCCTCGTTACTATGAATTACGAAACTATGCTCTAGATTTTCTCTATCATCGTTTTGCCCATTCCGAAGATCCTACCGATGATACTGGTTCAGAAAAAATTCCCAATCGCAGTTTCCTCAAAATTGCCGCAGCTATTGGCGCTATTGGTGTTACCGCTTTGATTGGACTCGGTTTAGTGAACTCCATAGTTAGATCACCCCTGAATTCTAATCCCAATCCTGCTCTGGAAGCACCGGGAAACTAA